One window of Medicago truncatula cultivar Jemalong A17 chromosome 2, MtrunA17r5.0-ANR, whole genome shotgun sequence genomic DNA carries:
- the LOC11440760 gene encoding cold-responsive protein kinase 1 isoform X1, with translation MTCFPCLFSKTSSSSRQNPDNDEGIHNVKIYTYKELSNATDNFSLANKIGEGGFGSVYMGRLKNGKLAAIKVLSAESKQGVKEFLTEINVISEVEHENLVKLYGCCVEKNNRILVYNYLENNSLSQTLLGGGHSSIYFDWRTRCRICVGIARGLAFLHEEVRPPIIHRDIKASNILLDKDLTPKISDFGLAKLMPANATHVSTRVAGTLGYLAPEYAIGGRLTRKADIYSFGVLLVEIVSGRRNTNSRLPTEEQFILERTWELYERKELVGLIDTSLNGEFDAEQACKFLKIGLLCTQESPKRRPSMSSVVKMLTGEMEVDDSMMTKPALISDLMDLKVKHKQESIIDMKTSYNTSSASEHEDTTITSAATTTFYNALSLN, from the exons ATGACCTGTTTTCCTTGCTTATTTAGCAAGACATCGTCTTCTTCAAGACAAAATCCAGACAATGATGAAG GCATTCACAATGTTAAAATCTATACCTACAAAGAACTAAGTAATGCCACTGATAACTTTAGTCTTGCCAATAAAATTGGAGAGGGTGGTTTTGGTTCTGTCTACATG GGACGACTGAAAAATGGAAAACTTGCTGCTATAAAAGTTCTTTCAGCGGAATCAAAACAAGGGGTGAAGGAGTTCTTGACAGAGATTAACGTGATCTCCGAAGTAGAGCATGAAAATTTGGTTAAGTTATATGGTTGTTgtgttgaaaaaaataacagGATATTAGTCTACAATTACCTTGAGAATAATAGCCTTTCACAAACTCTTCTAG GCGGAGGTCACAGTAGTATCTACTTTGATTGGCGAACGCGATGTAGAATATGTGTTGGCATTGCACGCGGGCTTGCCTTTCTACACGAAGAAGTTAGGCCTCCTATCATTCATAGGGATATAAAAGCAAGCAATATTCTCCTTGACAAAGACCTTACACCCAAGATTTCCGACTTTGGTCTTGCAAAGCTTATGCCTGCAAACGCGACTCATGTCAGCACACGTGTAGCAGGAACATT AGGTTATTTGGCACCGGAGTATGCAATAGGGGGAAGGCTTACACGAAAAGCAGACATTTACAGTTTCGGTGTCCTCCTTGTAGAAATAGTCAGTGGAAGACGTAACACAAATTCGCGACTGCCAACGGAAGAACAATTCATTCTAGAGAGG ACATGGGAACTTTACGAGCGAAAGGAATTAGTTGGACTGATAGATACATCACTAAACGGGGAATTCGATGCCGAGCAGGCCTGCAAGTTTCTGAAGATTGGCCTTCTTTGCACTCAAGAATCTCCAAAGCGCCGGCCATCCATGTCTTCTGTGGTAAAGATGCTTACCGGAGAAATGGAAGTTGACGACAGTATGATGACAAAACCTGCCTTAATTTCTGATCTTATGGACCTCAAAGTTAAACATAAACAAGAAAGTATAATTGATATGAAGACTTCCTACAATACATCCTCTGCCTCAGAGCATGAGGACACTACAATTACATCAGCAGCAACTACAACCTTTTACAATGCtttatctttaaattaa
- the LOC11440760 gene encoding cold-responsive protein kinase 1 isoform X2, which translates to MMKGRLKNGKLAAIKVLSAESKQGVKEFLTEINVISEVEHENLVKLYGCCVEKNNRILVYNYLENNSLSQTLLGGGHSSIYFDWRTRCRICVGIARGLAFLHEEVRPPIIHRDIKASNILLDKDLTPKISDFGLAKLMPANATHVSTRVAGTLGYLAPEYAIGGRLTRKADIYSFGVLLVEIVSGRRNTNSRLPTEEQFILERTWELYERKELVGLIDTSLNGEFDAEQACKFLKIGLLCTQESPKRRPSMSSVVKMLTGEMEVDDSMMTKPALISDLMDLKVKHKQESIIDMKTSYNTSSASEHEDTTITSAATTTFYNALSLN; encoded by the exons ATGATGAAG GGACGACTGAAAAATGGAAAACTTGCTGCTATAAAAGTTCTTTCAGCGGAATCAAAACAAGGGGTGAAGGAGTTCTTGACAGAGATTAACGTGATCTCCGAAGTAGAGCATGAAAATTTGGTTAAGTTATATGGTTGTTgtgttgaaaaaaataacagGATATTAGTCTACAATTACCTTGAGAATAATAGCCTTTCACAAACTCTTCTAG GCGGAGGTCACAGTAGTATCTACTTTGATTGGCGAACGCGATGTAGAATATGTGTTGGCATTGCACGCGGGCTTGCCTTTCTACACGAAGAAGTTAGGCCTCCTATCATTCATAGGGATATAAAAGCAAGCAATATTCTCCTTGACAAAGACCTTACACCCAAGATTTCCGACTTTGGTCTTGCAAAGCTTATGCCTGCAAACGCGACTCATGTCAGCACACGTGTAGCAGGAACATT AGGTTATTTGGCACCGGAGTATGCAATAGGGGGAAGGCTTACACGAAAAGCAGACATTTACAGTTTCGGTGTCCTCCTTGTAGAAATAGTCAGTGGAAGACGTAACACAAATTCGCGACTGCCAACGGAAGAACAATTCATTCTAGAGAGG ACATGGGAACTTTACGAGCGAAAGGAATTAGTTGGACTGATAGATACATCACTAAACGGGGAATTCGATGCCGAGCAGGCCTGCAAGTTTCTGAAGATTGGCCTTCTTTGCACTCAAGAATCTCCAAAGCGCCGGCCATCCATGTCTTCTGTGGTAAAGATGCTTACCGGAGAAATGGAAGTTGACGACAGTATGATGACAAAACCTGCCTTAATTTCTGATCTTATGGACCTCAAAGTTAAACATAAACAAGAAAGTATAATTGATATGAAGACTTCCTACAATACATCCTCTGCCTCAGAGCATGAGGACACTACAATTACATCAGCAGCAACTACAACCTTTTACAATGCtttatctttaaattaa